One genomic region from Eublepharis macularius isolate TG4126 chromosome 18, MPM_Emac_v1.0, whole genome shotgun sequence encodes:
- the ENO2 gene encoding gamma-enolase isoform X1 — MCRVGINGGGGCRALLVAPPPPPPPPRRPARSAPSATCGSPSALARLTHRRAGSHAAARAQSGAAPAPRAGAQSQHLRAALRGRRSSPPGRAAFARLPARPPPSAEQQTATMSMEKVHAREILDSRGNPTVEVDLYTAKGMFRAAVPSGASTGIYEALELRDNDKSRFLGKGVLQAVDHINGTIAPALLSSGLSVVEQEKIDSLMLELDGTENKSNFGANAILGVSLAVCKAAAAEKDVPLYRHIADLAGNSDLILPVPAFNVINGGSHAGNKLAMQEFMILPVGAESFRDAMRIGAEVYHNLKSVIKDKYGKDATNVGDEGGFAPNILENSEALELLKEAIEKAGYTDKIVIGMDVAASEFYRDGKYDLDFKSPDDPSRYISADELGDLYQSFVRDYPVVSIEDPFDQDDWEAWSKFTANVGIQIVGDDLTVTNPKRIERAVEEKACNCLLLKVNQIGSVTEAIQACKLAQENGWGVMVSHRSGETEDTFIADLVVGLCTGQIKTGAPCRSERLAKYNQLMRIEEELGDEARFAGHNFRNPSVL; from the exons atgtgcCGCGTCGGAATAAATGGCGGGGGGGGCTGCCGCGCGCTCCTGGttgcgcccccgccccccccccccccgccgcggCGCCCGGCCCGCTCCGCTCCATCCGCTACGTGCGGCTCGCCCAGCGCCCTCGCCCGCCTGACTCATCGCCGCGCTGGGTCACATGCTGCCGCCCGGGCCCAATCGGGGGCGGCCCCAGCCCCGCGCGCCGGCGCCCAGTCCCAGCACTTGCGAGCCGCGCTCCGAGGACGCCGCAGCTCCCCTCCGGGTCGCGCAGCCttcgcccgcctgcccgcccgcccgccgccctCGGCAG AACAACAAACCGCCACTATGTCCATGGAGAAGGTCCACGCTCGTGAGATCCTGGACTCCCGCGGGAACCCCACCGTGGAGGTGGATCTGTACACAGCAAAAG GAATGTTCCGGGCAGCTGTTCCCAGCGGTGCGTCCACTGGCATCTATGAAGCTCTGGAGCTGCGTGACAACGATAAATCCCGATTCCTTGGGAAAG GGGTCCTACAGGCGGTGGACCATATCAACGGCACCATCGCCCCTGCTCTCCTGAGCTCT GGCCTCTCCGTTGTAGAGCAAGAGAAGATAGACAGCCTCATGCTGGAATTGGATGGAACAGAGAACAAAT CCAACTTTGGAGCCAATGCCATCTTGGGTGTTTCACTGGCTGTGTGcaaagcagctgctgcagagaaGGATGTCCCTCTCTATCGACACATTGCAGATCTGGCTGGAAATTCGGACCTCATTCTGCCTGTCCCC GCATTCAACGTGATCAATGGGGGCTCTCATGCCGGGAACAAGCTGGCCATGCAGGAGTTTATGATCTTGCCTGTCGGAGCAGAGAGCTTCCGGGATGCCATGCGCATTGGTGCGGAGGTCTATCACAACCTCAAGAGCGTGATCAAAGACAAGTATGGCAAAGATGCCACCAACGTAGGAGATGAAGGAGGCTTTGCCCCTAACATCCTGGAGAACAGCGAAg ctttGGAACTTCTCAAGGAAGCCATAGAAAAAGCCGGCTACACGGACAAGATTGTGATCGGCATGGATGTAGCAGCATCTGAATTCTATAGAGATGGCAAATATGACTTGGACTTTAAATCCCCCGATGATCCCAGCCGCTACATCTCTGCGGATGAACTGGGTGACCTCTACCAGAGCTTTGTACGGGACTACCCCG TGGTATCAATTGAGGATCCCTTTGACCAGGATGACTGGGAGGCCTGGTCCAAGTTCACGGCCAATGTTGGGATTCAGATTGTGGGGGACGACCTGACAGTGACCAACCCCAAGCGCATTGAGCGAGCTGTGGAGGAGAAGGCTTGCAATTGCCTCCTGCTGAAGGTCAACCAGATTGGATCAGTCACCGAAGCCATCCAGGC CTGCAAACTGGCCCAGGAGAATGGCTGGGGAGTGATGGTGAGCCACCGATCAGGAGAGACTGAAGACACCTTCATTGCTGACCTGGTGGTGGGACTTTGTACTGGACAG ATAAAGACTGGAGCTCCGTGCAGGTCTGAGCGCCTGGCAAAATATAACCAGCTAATGAG GATCGAGGAGGAGCTGGGCGATGAAGCTCGTTTTGCCGGGCACAACTTCCGTAACCCGAGCGTCTTATAA
- the ENO2 gene encoding gamma-enolase isoform X2 codes for MLPPGPNRGRPQPRAPAPSPSTCEPRSEDAAAPLRVAQPSPACPPARRPRQNNKPPLCPWRRSTLVRSWTPAGTPPWRWICTQQKECSGQLFPAVRPLASMKLWSCVTTINPDSLGKGLSVVEQEKIDSLMLELDGTENKSNFGANAILGVSLAVCKAAAAEKDVPLYRHIADLAGNSDLILPVPAFNVINGGSHAGNKLAMQEFMILPVGAESFRDAMRIGAEVYHNLKSVIKDKYGKDATNVGDEGGFAPNILENSEALELLKEAIEKAGYTDKIVIGMDVAASEFYRDGKYDLDFKSPDDPSRYISADELGDLYQSFVRDYPVVSIEDPFDQDDWEAWSKFTANVGIQIVGDDLTVTNPKRIERAVEEKACNCLLLKVNQIGSVTEAIQACKLAQENGWGVMVSHRSGETEDTFIADLVVGLCTGQIKTGAPCRSERLAKYNQLMRIEEELGDEARFAGHNFRNPSVL; via the exons ATGCTGCCGCCCGGGCCCAATCGGGGGCGGCCCCAGCCCCGCGCGCCGGCGCCCAGTCCCAGCACTTGCGAGCCGCGCTCCGAGGACGCCGCAGCTCCCCTCCGGGTCGCGCAGCCttcgcccgcctgcccgcccgcccgccgccctCGGCAG AACAACAAACCGCCACTATGTCCATGGAGAAGGTCCACGCTCGTGAGATCCTGGACTCCCGCGGGAACCCCACCGTGGAGGTGGATCTGTACACAGCAAAAG GAATGTTCCGGGCAGCTGTTCCCAGCGGTGCGTCCACTGGCATCTATGAAGCTCTGGAGCTGCGTGACAACGATAAATCCCGATTCCTTGGGAAAG GGCCTCTCCGTTGTAGAGCAAGAGAAGATAGACAGCCTCATGCTGGAATTGGATGGAACAGAGAACAAAT CCAACTTTGGAGCCAATGCCATCTTGGGTGTTTCACTGGCTGTGTGcaaagcagctgctgcagagaaGGATGTCCCTCTCTATCGACACATTGCAGATCTGGCTGGAAATTCGGACCTCATTCTGCCTGTCCCC GCATTCAACGTGATCAATGGGGGCTCTCATGCCGGGAACAAGCTGGCCATGCAGGAGTTTATGATCTTGCCTGTCGGAGCAGAGAGCTTCCGGGATGCCATGCGCATTGGTGCGGAGGTCTATCACAACCTCAAGAGCGTGATCAAAGACAAGTATGGCAAAGATGCCACCAACGTAGGAGATGAAGGAGGCTTTGCCCCTAACATCCTGGAGAACAGCGAAg ctttGGAACTTCTCAAGGAAGCCATAGAAAAAGCCGGCTACACGGACAAGATTGTGATCGGCATGGATGTAGCAGCATCTGAATTCTATAGAGATGGCAAATATGACTTGGACTTTAAATCCCCCGATGATCCCAGCCGCTACATCTCTGCGGATGAACTGGGTGACCTCTACCAGAGCTTTGTACGGGACTACCCCG TGGTATCAATTGAGGATCCCTTTGACCAGGATGACTGGGAGGCCTGGTCCAAGTTCACGGCCAATGTTGGGATTCAGATTGTGGGGGACGACCTGACAGTGACCAACCCCAAGCGCATTGAGCGAGCTGTGGAGGAGAAGGCTTGCAATTGCCTCCTGCTGAAGGTCAACCAGATTGGATCAGTCACCGAAGCCATCCAGGC CTGCAAACTGGCCCAGGAGAATGGCTGGGGAGTGATGGTGAGCCACCGATCAGGAGAGACTGAAGACACCTTCATTGCTGACCTGGTGGTGGGACTTTGTACTGGACAG ATAAAGACTGGAGCTCCGTGCAGGTCTGAGCGCCTGGCAAAATATAACCAGCTAATGAG GATCGAGGAGGAGCTGGGCGATGAAGCTCGTTTTGCCGGGCACAACTTCCGTAACCCGAGCGTCTTATAA
- the LRRC23 gene encoding leucine-rich repeat-containing protein 23 produces the protein MSDEEPEDNYDAEEQKEEGDEKGGEEEEEKEAAEEEEQEHPVSNPLTEEHFKEGLSLLSKTGNGLAHAFVKFEAREKELTDITLIQSFIHLRYVDLSDNLLRDLSPLSCLTHLLWLKVENNQLTSASMEELPYLQIASFANNHIKDTHGINHPRLTNLSLKGNEIEVISGLDPTKLSNLHTLELRSNNIKSTAGLYLPKLKSLYLAQNAITQIEGLEAMAQLTTLHLRDNLLENLDGFSESVKSLQYLNLRGNAITQIQEVAKLQTLPMLRALVLLDNPCSDEGEYRLETLVLLPRLERLDKDFFEDDERADAEDIRRRRREEELELEKEMQREKELELELEAEETPEPEAVE, from the exons ATGTCCGATGAGGAACCTGAAGATAACTATGATGCTGAAGAACAGAAAGAAGAGGGTGATGAGAAagggggagaagaggaggaggagaaggaagctgCTGAGGAAGAGGAACAAGAG CATCCCGTCTCCAACCCCCTCACTGAGGAGCACTTCAAGGAAGGCCTCTCGCTTTTGAGTAAAACTGGCAATGGCTTGGCTCACGCCTTTGTGAAATTTGAGGCCAGAGAAAA GGAACTGACAGACATCACCTTGATCCAGAGCTTCATCCACTTACGCTACGTAGACCTGTCGGACAACCTGCTCCGAGATCTGTCTCCCTTGTCGTGCCTCACACACTTGCTTTGGCTGAAGGTGGAGAACAATCAACTGACCAGTGCCAGCATGGAGGAACTGCCGTACCTGCAGATTGCCAGTTTTGCCAACAACCACATCAAGGACACCCACGGCATTAATCACCCGCGCTTGACCAACCTCAGCTTGAAAG GGAATGAGATTGAGGTAATATCAGGACTGGATCCAACCAAGCTATCAAATCTGCACACACTTGAGTTGCGGAGTAACAACATCAAATCTACAGCAGGACTCTACTTGCCCAAGCTCAAAAGTTTGTACCTG GCTCAGAACGCCATAACCCAAATAGAAGGCCTGGAGGCTATGGCACAACTCACAACCCTGCATCTCCGGGACAACCTGCTTGAAAATCTGGATGGCTTCTCAGAAAGCGTGAAATCTCTTCAATATCTCAACTTACG GGGGAACGCAATTACGCAGATCCAGGAAGTGGCTAAGCTTCAGACACTGCCCATGCTAAGGGCCCTGGTCCTACTGGACAACCCGTGTTCAGATGAGGGGGAGTACCGGCTGGAGACTCTGGTCCTGCTCCCCCGCCTTGAGCGCCTCGACAAAGATTTCTTTGAGGACGACGAGCGGGCCGATGCGGAAGACatacggcggcggcggcgggaagAAGAACTGGAGCTAGAGAAAGAAATGCAGCGAGAGAAGGAACTGGAGCTAGAGCTG GAAGCAGAGGAGACCCCGGAGCCCGAGGCCGTCGAGTGA